One Acropora palmata chromosome 2, jaAcrPala1.3, whole genome shotgun sequence genomic window, ACTCAATATTTGCCTCATTCTTTTAGTTGCTTTGTCTGTTGTTATGCGTCTCATGACTGGTTCATTTGAAAGCTGTgaccatttaaaaaaaaaaagagttgaagACATCAAATACTGTCCTTGAATAGAGCCTCtcgaaatgaaaattattgatGCTGCTTAAATACAATTTGCCGGTTCTTACCCCTTCATAAGATAATCTAGATAACCTCAGGTTTGACAAGACTTTGATGACCTTGTCAAATAGTGCATTCTGCTTACTTCCCCAGCCATTCCTGTCAAACAACAAACTGTCTTAGTATTTACTGCAATCAAGAATAAAGGACATAATGATTCTCTTATTACATGGGTGGCTTGTTATTCAGCAGAATAGAATGGCACTTCATAATTTGAGAGTTAAGCCACTCTAACCATTATACAGATTAACCACTTGAGagagtaaaataattaattaaagttAAGACACTAGACCTGAAAAGCATACATAATATAATGTGTTGCCTAAAATACAAATGGctcagaataataataataataataataataataataataataataataataataataataataataataatatacaattattattgttgaataTTACATCTAGCATAATTAAAAATCTTTAAGCACTTTGTACCATTAAGTTGAGTGAAATTGCTCTCCCTCGAACAAGGCAAATCTGTTTTGGAATTTCATAGCTGATGGAATTTCATAAACCAGAGAAGACAGGGCTATATTTAAGAATCCACTGAAGAGCCAGCTTGTTTAGTGCATTTTTCTCCATTGCCGAGCCAAACAAGCcacaaaacatacaaaatCTCAAACTGCCAAGATTTGTTCTTTCATTTACTGCTGAGCTAATTTAGTCAGTACCTACTTTCCACCCAAATGCGACCCTGTATTCTTTAGTTGCTCCATTATCACTTATACATTCAGTAAAGCATTTGTGAGTGGAACAGAGAGAGAGTGTGTCAACTTCAACACTCAACTTAGAGCTTATTTATACTTACAGATTGCTTCCTAtatcataattataattattataattttccCTCTACACCAATCACATTGATTTGCATGTGTCGCTGTTTGCAGTTACATCTTTCATGTTTGCACCaattgtattgttttgcatgtgttgttgtttgcttgttaCGATAATTACAAAGACAATTCGGATGATAGTTGGGGTATTCTGCATTATTACTTCAAAGGATAACATTTTGAGCAACTGCAGAAAACCCTGCTTCTTATTTTTTGCCTCACTGAATCAAATCTAGAATAGACCAATAGTGCATAAATGGcggtcaaaaaaaatattctattgtctttgtgctaattagtCCTACTAGCCTTGTTAGCACAGAGaatatacaaaagaaatgttcctttagaACGAGAACTAGTTGGTCTGATTAgcacataaacaaaagaataatttactAGTCGCCATGCTAAGATCCATTCCATAAATTTTATCGAATGGATCTATAGCATCCTTTGTTTTCTGATTCGTTCTTCAACAAGCAACTTCAATAGTAAACAATAGTGGCAAGGCATTCTGCAGGAATAAGCAATTCACATCAACTGTCAATTTATGTCATTTTACATTCACGTATATACCTCGAAATCTGTTCTTCCCATGTATCTGGAGTCTTTTTACTGGACACAGCGCTTACAAACTTCTCACATTCGGCCATCACTGTTTTCGCTTTTGCAGTATCGTACATTACATAAGAGGAACAAGAAGAAGGAATGGGCTCGCAAACATCGAGGTCTTCGTCATGGGAAGGAATATTGACCGCGGAAAAGTTCTCAACGTCATCTCTTTGCACAAACAATGTTTTTACCGGGCGCACTTTAGACGCATCTGGATGTGCTGACCACGGCTTAGCATAAGAATGATCAAGCAAGATGATTTCAGCCAGAGATTGTAGGTCCCTAACGACGCCTCTTTCGTTAAAAGGTGAAAACGTCGCCATGTTGTCCCGCATGTGTCATCGCTGGGGTCTTCGCTTAGTGTTCTGGGAGCTCTGAGATACCTTATGCTCCGTACATACACAACAATATGTCTTGCCGCAGGCTGCTGCCCTTCCGTCATCTCGTCATTTCAATTCTCAGTTTTTGGAGATCAGGGGAAAACCATTTCGGATTGTTTTCACAAGGAATTGATCGGGGACTTTTTGCCATGATTGTGTAATTAATACAAGCCTTATATTCTCCATTAGTGGcaagtttttatttattgaccGAAACACTCGCGATCGTCGAACTTTGGCCACTTTGACACTTGTTTTATATAACTTTGTGACGTGATGTGCATGCACGGTACGTGGGCGTGCCCGTTTCGGTAAATTAACCAAGAAGCCGCGTGCTTGCCATCAGAATAGAAGCAAGCAAACAAAGTCAAGATCTGAGATGAATAACAAAGGTTAGTTGAAAATTCTTAAAGTGGATCGAAGTCACAAAGGGATGAATGCACCAATTTTATTTGGATGTTGAAATGAATTGTCTAACATCTCCAGTCAGGTTTGATAAcggtaaaataatattattataatgattattattattgcaggtGCTGCTTGGTATGAGACATTTCGTAGAAATTCTACAGATATTTCTGACTAGAGGGCATTAATTTTAGTCTATCAGAGACCCTTCTCGCACTGCTCAATTCAATTACTTACAATTTGTGAAGAATATGCTCATTAAATTACAGATTACAGTACGTGGCATTAAAGTCATTAATTAGTGTTTACCGGTAACGATGTAAGAACTCCCAACCCTACACTTAGAATTAATTACGAACTAAGTTTCCGAAAGCGTTAGAAATTATTTAGAGATAGGATACAATGTATTTTTACTCAAACGAAAaccaaaatatttcaagtgcCACTGAATAAGCCTATAAACATTAATACTCATCAAATCGCACCaagaatattaatttattgttataaACTTTTCAATTGTCAAGCGActcatgcaagaaaatctgGCTTCACGGCTGACCATTTTTACATGTTTGAGGTATCAGATGAAGGGGAGCAAAACACAGGGCACAGGTCATTCATTTTGTACAAGTGACTTTAATTTCCAGGGGATTCTTTCAGAACTAATAATGTATTTGAGATACAATATTTTTAGACTCTACACTTTCTTGTGTTATTTACGAGCCCCTTGGGTTGGATACTCAAGCACTGAGGAACAATAATTCTTCCCAGTAGATTAACCGACTTAAATGACCCGCTCTGAGATCTGACTCTGTGACTCAGCAGAGTGCTCGGCAATTGCAGGTCATGAGTCCAATGGTGGTGTCCAATTTAAGAAAAATTCAGTTCTAATGGTCGTAAATTTATGAAATTATCTTCCAGCACAACTTCCCTGGTTTGGACTTGACATTGGAGGAAGTTTAGTCAAACTGGTTTATTTTGAGCCATGCAGTTCACAACTTAACTGTAAAGGACAAGAAAAAGTTGGCTTAGAGGCTATACAAGACTTTATCAAGTCAAACATTCATTATGGTGAAGAAGGACGAAGAGATGAGAATTTAGCTATGGAACATGTGATGTTAGGAAACAGAGAGGGGCATCTTCACTTTATAAGGTTTCCAACAGATGCTGTTGATACTTTTCTGATCGTTGCCAAAGAGATGAATGCTTCAGTTCTCAATAATAAAGTTTGTGCAACGGGTGGAGGAGCATTCAAGTTTGAGAAAGACTTCAGAGAGGTATGATATCAGTTTCTGAAGTTTTAGCACAACCTCCAGCTCAATGTCCAGCATTATTTGAGCCTACAACCGCTACCCCTTTTAAGAATGTGGGCTCCCAAAGTGGCTGGAAATTAACTTCTAAAgtgaaaataccataataatatcattatagttattattattattattattattattattattattattattattattattgtcactgTATACAGATAATAGCAAAGAAAGTGCTTTTGTGGCATACAAACTGTTCAGCCAAAACCTTCACCTCGTCAGTCTTCATAAAGTTACCTGTTTTCAATTATTACTAGGCTATAATTTTATCACTGTAGTTGCCACTGGAGTATCTGCAATCAGCAGGTAGTGACACACCATCTTAGCATTCCAGGGTTCTTTGGAGAATTTCCCCAGATCCCAACAGAACTTAGGAAATCACTTCAAGATTTACCCAAGTTAAAAATGCAAGAAGTAAACATGAATTCCTCTAATTTGGTGACGAAACCTCCAAAGTTAGCCTTGAAGCAttgggaataaaattattgctgtTGAAGATGAATTTGGCATACAGTAAGTCAGCAGAAGACTGCCAAGAAAAACTACTAGTCGTGGAATAATATGATATTAAAATGCCCagcttgataaaattattattattattattattattattattattattattattattattatctagGCCAGTTTTACAAACCCTGGCATCTATCACACTGACTGTACAATTTTTGCAAACATATGCcagcaaattgttttgaatatcATGTTTCACTTACTAGCAATAGATTATTATTTGACTTTGACAGGTTCTTGGTGTTCAGCTTCTGAAATATGATGAGCTAGAATGTCTTGTTCATGGCATCCACTTTATTAATGCACATGGAGTGGATGAATGCTTTTACTGGAACAATCTGCACTGTTTAGAAAAATCTGTCAAGGTTTCGTATGACTTTCACAATGATGCTTACCCTTACATTGTCGTAAACACTGGATCTGGAGTCAGTATTCTTCTAGTTGAATCTGGCGAAAAATTCTCAAGAATAAGTGGAACCAggtaacagtttttttttactcttcaAGGGGCCAAGTTATATTTTAGTCTACAATAGAAACAGAGTTTAGTTATTATGAAAGCtgccatttttttgctttggaaCTAATTTAGCTTCAGTGGCACCTTGCTAAACAGTTCAGTAAACGATACTTCACTCAAATTCCTGtgtgcaatatttttaaaacagtaGTGCAACTCAACTGGTAAGGGAAGAGTGGTTGAGTGTTTTTGGTACTTCTTGAGATGCATGTAAGACGGTAGTCCCTCATCCAGGCAAGCGATAACCACTAGTCTCTCTTGATAAATGCTCAAGTTAATGGATGAACAGCTCAGCTGTGGTTATTAAACATCCAGCTACAATAACATGCGCTCTACCTGGAGAAATGCTATACCATCAGTTAATTATTGCTTCATTGGCCTTGAAAAGCCCAACCGTGAGATTTAAAGTCAGTTTTCTGAGTACCAGTATGAGCTTAAAATGCTAATGTCAAGTAACAAGTTGTGCATAAACCTTATACACCTGGAAACactttggtgaaaaaaaaaagatagctTTGTTGAATATGCCCTTGTTTGATAACCATTTCATAAATTCACTGTTAGCTTCAagtaatgaaataaaattaaatttgattgtgTGGATTTCGTTGTCTTTTTTAACTATCTGAGGTTAGTTAATGTCTAAAAGTGCTGGTGATTTAAGAAAATGAGCAATTTCACTTGATTTTTCTCCTACTTTTTTATACTTTCAACAGCCATAAATTGTCAGTTAAGTCACGTACCCTATACTACATCCTGTCTTTTGACATACACTGACGGTAATGTGAttcttaacaaaataataattaaggtTGATCatattaatttgtttatttgttacaTTCCCAGTCTTGGAGGGGGCACATTTCTTGgtctttgttgtttgttgacGAATTGTGCATCATTTGAAGAAGCTCTTTCCATGGCTGAGGAGGGTGATAGCACCAAGGTTGACAAACTTGTGCGCGATATATATGGAGGAGACTACACCAAGTTTGGTTTACCAGGAGATTCAATAGCAAGCaggttattttctttgttgaatTTGGATTTGGACTTTCCGCTGCACGTTACAGTTGTATTAAACATACTGTAGGTGCTCCTTTTTGGTTATCTGacttgttttccttttaaatttttcatattttagcTAATAATTTGGCACATAGATAAAAGGAGGTTCTATCAGCTTTTGTCCTTTTGTGTGGACATCACCCTGAAAATAATAACTATTGCCTTCTTCCTCCCcgacaaacaataattattaacaggtCATTGTTCTGGAATAACAGCAAAGATTCCTCTAACTAATGCATTGAGGGTTGTGATGAGGTAGACTATGACCATTGCCTCAATTACAACCTCAATCCCAGACTCTCTCTCTTTTCCTCCCTTGTCATTGAAAGGGAAACCCTGCAGGTTGGATCTGATCATGTGACAAGTACAAACAACAATACTGCAAGGAGAGTGTCTCCATTAACAACATCTAGGTTCACTCAAAAACTATTATTAATCCCATTAAATCTTTCCCCTTATCTTTCAAATTCAGCTTGGCCACTCCTGATCATTTCCTGTAacattttcacattttcatgGCCTACAAACTAAGTGCGGAAAATCTCCTCACTGTGGAGCAACTTGGCAATGGTAACAAGAACACAGTTCTTCTTCATGTACATAAATTGTTGCAGTATTTTTGAAGCAAATAGAGTTACAAAGCCTGAAGGTgcttgaaagtgaagaataaCCACTGTGGAcaaaccctttttttttaagtaattCAGGAGCCCATGGGATCCTGTGTGATTTGCTTTTGCTTGGTCATTTGGCAAGTGCAGCACATTTAGGTAACACCACTTTTTTACCTTCCCTCCCTGAGACAGTAAAATTGTTGCAGTCCCAGTTTCTTGACTTTGTCACCCCTCTCTGCCATTCCATTTTTTGACCACCCAGATTCTGGGTGGTCATGTGATCAGGTCCAACCAggttctctctctctctctctctcttgaCAACAAGGGAGGAAGAGAGAGAGGGCCTGGGTTGAAGCTTGCTTCATTTACTGCTTAGTCTATCAAGTGAAGCACAAAGTATAAAAATAGGGGGCAGAAAAAGTGGTGTTGGGAAAACCCTTGACCAGATTTCACATAaccactttttctttttgccagtTTTTATGTTCACCTTGTGCTCAGTGGACTTGCAAGAAGAGAGTCTACACAAAGGCTTAAGATACATATTATTAGATAGATCGGAGTGGCGTTACTTTAAAGATTGACCctgaataatattataatgCACAAACAGAATGATATGTCCAGGATTTTTGTTTAATGGCCTTCAAAATTCTTCACAAGCCGCTGTTAGCCTGGTGACTTAAGTGGAATGATTATGGGTCCTTTGAACTTTATACAGAATGAATGGATCACTTAATTGAAATAGAAATTATCACCCAAAATGAGTGTATCATATGTGTGTCTCTTAAATTAGTTTTGGGAAGATGACTTCTGAGGAAAATCGATCATCAGTCAGTGATAAAGATTTAGCCAGAGCCATGTTGGTGACCATAACGAACAACATTGGCTCCATTGCACGAATGTGTGCTGTCAATCATGTAagtgaaacaatgaaaaaaattaagttcttGGTATTTATATGTGATCACATTCCATTTCCCTTTCAAAAAAAGCCATGCTACTAAGTTACATTttcttggtttgtttgtttggtttttacaGAAAGTAGAGCGTGTGGTATTTGTGGGAAATTTTCTCTGTGGTAATACAATAGCCATGAAGCTGCTTGCTTTTGCAATGGATTATTGGTCTAAAGGAACAATGAAGGCTCTCTTTCTTAAACATGAggtaaataatattaatcttACTTGTTAATATTTTCTCTGCTTTTTATCTCTTTCCAAGaggtcattaattttttgtctcAGAACTAAGTACTCTTAAGAGATTCTGCCCACACCCCCACACCCCCCCCAAAGTTTTCCATTTctaaatgcaaagaaaaatctttgcAGCACTATATTCAATGATATCCATTACTGCTTCCTGAAGTTTGCAAAATGCTTGGATAAGAATTCAAGGAAGCAAAAGTGGGAAACATTAACTGAACAGAGTTGCTCTCACTTCAGTCTCTGCCAAATACCTCTGCTTATTAGCTAATAAGGTACTGGTGATTTTTCTCATAGTAGCAGATGATAAAGTTGATGTTTCAAGCATCAGCCTTTCACAAGAAAGCAcaatattaattgtttatgCTAAAACATCAGCCTTTTCATTGATTACAGTGGTCATTTACATTATGTTGACCTCTGTTGCACTTTGTGATGTATTTGTGTTTACTTTATATGGTAGGGCTATTTTGGTGCAAGTGGGGCCTTATTAGAACTTA contains:
- the LOC141863867 gene encoding pantothenate kinase 3-like, whose translation is MNNKAQLPWFGLDIGGSLVKLVYFEPCSSQLNCKGQEKVGLEAIQDFIKSNIHYGEEGRRDENLAMEHVMLGNREGHLHFIRFPTDAVDTFLIVAKEMNASVLNNKVCATGGGAFKFEKDFREVLGVQLLKYDELECLVHGIHFINAHGVDECFYWNNLHCLEKSVKVSYDFHNDAYPYIVVNTGSGVSILLVESGEKFSRISGTSLGGGTFLGLCCLLTNCASFEEALSMAEEGDSTKVDKLVRDIYGGDYTKFGLPGDSIASSFGKMTSEENRSSVSDKDLARAMLVTITNNIGSIARMCAVNHKVERVVFVGNFLCGNTIAMKLLAFAMDYWSKGTMKALFLKHEGYFGASGALLELMTRMNENGESTD